In Streptomyces sp. NBC_01707, a genomic segment contains:
- a CDS encoding MFS transporter, translated as MPSPYRAIFAAPGTKGFSAAGFFGRMPLSMMGIGVVTMVSQITGRYGLAGALSATLAMSAAVLGPQVSRLVDRHGQRRVLRPVTLVAIAAVAGLLICAQQRLPDWTLFVFAAGAGCVPSVGAMTRARWAEIYHGSPQQLHTAYSWESIVDEVCFIFGPIVSIGLSTAWFPEAGPLLAAGFLIVGVFWLTAQRATEPVPHPREQHSSGSALRSRGLQVLVATFVATGAIFGAVDVVTVAFAEEHGHKAAASLVLAVYALGSCLAGAVFGLLSLKGKPATRWLVGVCAMAVSMIPLQLAGNLPFLAVALFVAGLAIAPTMVTTMALVEQHVPRAKLTEGMTWTGTGLAVGVALGSSAAGWVVDASGAAAGYAVPVVAGALAAAVAFLGYRRLAEPVPTGRRGEDDRHLRTDDDERVA; from the coding sequence TTGCCCAGTCCCTACCGTGCGATATTCGCCGCCCCCGGCACCAAGGGGTTCTCGGCGGCCGGCTTCTTCGGCCGGATGCCGCTGTCCATGATGGGCATCGGCGTGGTGACCATGGTGTCCCAGATCACCGGCCGATACGGGCTCGCGGGCGCGCTCTCCGCGACGCTGGCCATGTCGGCCGCGGTGCTCGGTCCCCAGGTGTCCCGGCTCGTCGACCGGCACGGGCAGCGGCGCGTCCTGCGTCCGGTCACCCTGGTCGCGATCGCGGCGGTGGCCGGTCTTCTGATCTGTGCACAGCAGCGGCTGCCGGACTGGACGCTGTTCGTCTTCGCCGCGGGCGCCGGCTGCGTCCCCAGCGTGGGTGCGATGACCCGGGCCCGCTGGGCGGAGATCTACCACGGTTCGCCGCAGCAGCTGCACACCGCGTACTCGTGGGAGTCGATCGTCGACGAGGTGTGCTTCATCTTCGGGCCGATCGTCTCGATCGGCCTGTCCACCGCCTGGTTCCCCGAGGCAGGTCCGCTGCTGGCCGCCGGATTCCTGATCGTCGGCGTCTTCTGGCTGACCGCCCAGCGTGCCACGGAGCCGGTGCCGCACCCGCGCGAGCAGCACAGCAGTGGCTCGGCGCTGCGCTCCCGCGGTCTTCAGGTGCTCGTGGCCACCTTCGTGGCGACCGGCGCGATCTTCGGGGCGGTCGATGTGGTGACGGTGGCGTTCGCCGAGGAACACGGCCACAAGGCCGCGGCGAGCCTGGTGCTGGCCGTGTACGCACTGGGGTCCTGTCTGGCCGGAGCCGTCTTCGGGCTGCTGAGCCTCAAGGGAAAACCGGCCACCAGGTGGCTGGTGGGCGTGTGCGCGATGGCCGTGAGTATGATCCCCCTCCAACTGGCCGGGAACCTGCCGTTTCTGGCCGTGGCGCTCTTTGTCGCGGGCCTCGCCATCGCACCGACGATGGTGACCACCATGGCCCTCGTCGAGCAGCACGTACCACGCGCCAAACTGACCGAGGGCATGACCTGGACCGGTACCGGGCTCGCCGTCGGTGTGGCGCTCGGCTCCTCGGCCGCAGGCTGGGTGGTCGACGCGTCCGGGGCTGCGGCGGGGTACGCGGTGCCCGTCGTGGCGGGAGCGCTCGCGGCCGCGGTGGCGTTCCTGGGGTATCGCCGGCTGGCCGAGCCGGTTCCTACGGGGAGGCGCGGGGAAGATGACCGACACCTACGCACGGACGACGACGAGCGCGTGGCGTAA
- a CDS encoding alkaline phosphatase family protein, whose product MAHPAWQDPVLLPLDTAPVPEYGSGSLADLLPTLVAGQGVPGFTAAIPELTPADRNCVFLIDGLGWEQIKSHPDEAPYLHSLLPTSRGGTGRPITAGFPATTATSLASVGTGLPPGAHGLPGYTARNPETGELMNQLRWKPWTPPEVWQPYPTVFRLADEAGVQTAQVSAPTFQHTPLTKIALSGGMFHGRLTGEERMDLAADRLAAGDRSLVYTYYSEIDGKGHRFGVDSDAWRGQLMYVDGLVQRLAEQLPPRSALYVTADHGMIDIPFDEQSRIDFDEDWELRAGVALLGGEGRARHVYAVPGAEADVLTVWQEVLGEQFWVASRDEAIAAGWFGPQVDERVYGRIGDVVAAAHDDVVVTASVQEPNESAMVGMHGSMTPVEQLVPLLEVRS is encoded by the coding sequence ATGGCCCATCCGGCCTGGCAGGACCCCGTCCTGCTCCCCCTCGACACGGCGCCCGTCCCCGAGTACGGCAGTGGCTCGCTCGCCGATCTGCTGCCGACGCTCGTCGCCGGACAGGGCGTGCCCGGCTTCACGGCGGCGATCCCCGAGCTCACCCCCGCCGACCGGAACTGCGTCTTCCTGATAGACGGTCTGGGCTGGGAGCAGATCAAGTCCCACCCGGACGAGGCCCCGTATCTGCACTCGCTGCTCCCCACGTCGCGTGGGGGCACCGGCCGTCCGATCACGGCGGGCTTCCCGGCCACCACGGCGACCTCGCTCGCCTCGGTCGGTACGGGGCTGCCGCCCGGCGCACACGGCCTTCCCGGCTACACCGCCCGCAATCCGGAGACCGGCGAGCTGATGAACCAGCTCCGCTGGAAGCCCTGGACCCCGCCGGAGGTCTGGCAGCCGTACCCCACCGTCTTCCGCCTCGCGGACGAGGCGGGCGTGCAGACCGCGCAGGTCTCCGCGCCGACCTTCCAGCACACTCCGCTCACCAAGATCGCGCTGAGCGGTGGCATGTTCCACGGCAGGCTCACGGGCGAGGAGCGGATGGACCTGGCCGCGGACCGGCTCGCCGCCGGTGACCGGTCGCTCGTCTACACGTACTACAGCGAGATCGACGGCAAGGGGCACCGCTTCGGCGTCGACTCCGACGCCTGGCGCGGCCAGCTGATGTATGTGGACGGTCTCGTGCAGCGCCTCGCCGAACAGTTGCCACCCCGCTCCGCCCTGTACGTCACCGCGGACCACGGCATGATCGACATCCCGTTCGACGAGCAGTCCAGGATCGACTTCGACGAGGACTGGGAGCTGCGCGCGGGCGTCGCCCTGCTCGGCGGCGAGGGCCGGGCCCGTCATGTGTATGCCGTGCCGGGCGCCGAGGCCGATGTGCTGACCGTCTGGCAGGAAGTGCTCGGCGAACAGTTCTGGGTGGCGAGCCGGGACGAGGCGATCGCGGCCGGCTGGTTCGGCCCGCAGGTCGACGAGCGGGTGTACGGCCGGATCGGCGATGTGGTCGCGGCCGCCCACGACGACGTCGTGGTCACCGCCTCCGTCCAGGAGCCGAACGAGTCCGCGATGGTCGGCATGCACGGCTCGATGACCCCCGTCGAACAGCTCGTTCCGCTCCTCGAAGTGCGTTCTTGA
- a CDS encoding thymidine kinase, which translates to MPELVFFSGTMDCGKSTLALQIGHNRSARGLQGVIFTRDDRAGEGKLSSRLGLVTEAVEADEDMDVYAHLVDHITRGGRADYVIVDEAQFLAPAQIDQLARVVDDLGLDVFAFGITTDFRTKLFPGSQRLIELADRVETLQVEALCWCGARATHNARTVGGEMVVEGAQVVVGDVNQLAGEVGYEVLCRRHHQRRMTSARARASALSPDVLPVTPG; encoded by the coding sequence ATGCCCGAGCTTGTGTTCTTCTCCGGAACGATGGACTGCGGAAAGAGCACGCTGGCGCTGCAGATCGGCCACAACCGGTCGGCCCGCGGTCTGCAAGGTGTGATCTTCACCCGTGACGACCGGGCGGGGGAGGGCAAGCTCTCGTCGCGGCTGGGGCTGGTCACGGAGGCCGTCGAGGCCGACGAGGACATGGATGTGTACGCGCATCTCGTCGACCACATCACCCGCGGCGGCAGGGCGGACTACGTGATCGTCGACGAGGCCCAGTTCCTCGCCCCCGCACAGATCGATCAGCTGGCGCGGGTCGTCGACGACCTCGGTCTGGACGTTTTCGCGTTCGGGATCACCACCGACTTCCGCACCAAGTTGTTCCCAGGGTCCCAGCGCCTCATCGAGCTGGCCGACCGGGTCGAGACCCTCCAGGTCGAAGCGCTCTGCTGGTGCGGTGCACGGGCCACGCACAACGCCCGCACCGTGGGCGGCGAGATGGTCGTCGAAGGCGCCCAGGTCGTCGTGGGGGATGTCAACCAGCTGGCGGGCGAGGTGGGTTACGAGGTGCTGTGCAGGCGCCACCACCAGCGCAGGATGACCAGCGCGAGGGCCCGTGCGAGCGCTCTGTCGCCGGATGTCCTCCCGGTCACGCCCGGCTGA
- the sepH gene encoding septation protein SepH, whose protein sequence is MPELRVVAVSNDGTRLVLKAADSTEYTLPIDERLRAAVRNDRARLGQIEIEVESHLRPRDIQARIRAGASAEEVAQLAGIPVDRVRRFEGPVLAERAFMAERARKTPVRRPGENTGPQLGEAVQERLLLRGADKETVQWDSWRRDDGTWEVLLVYRVAGEPHSASWTYDPPRRLVQAVDDEARSLIGETDDVAAPEPSFPFVPRIARLPRDRPLDRALDRQMERPAPPPPPEPDDHVVSASASERDSLTSLLEAVPSFRGDMVVPERPTPPEPPTTTPAAQEPEVDEPPAAAASAGAGSAYADVLMPRAVAGHRDRLTGTTDRQAEADGVRPGRRAAVPSWDEIVFGTRRKKQD, encoded by the coding sequence ATGCCCGAACTGCGTGTCGTGGCCGTCTCCAACGACGGCACACGACTGGTGCTCAAGGCTGCGGACAGCACGGAGTACACGCTTCCGATCGACGAGCGGCTGCGCGCCGCCGTGCGCAACGACCGCGCGCGGCTCGGCCAGATCGAGATCGAGGTGGAGAGCCACCTCCGCCCCCGCGACATCCAGGCCCGGATACGAGCCGGTGCCTCCGCGGAGGAGGTTGCTCAGCTCGCCGGAATTCCGGTCGACCGTGTCCGCCGCTTCGAGGGCCCCGTGCTCGCCGAGCGTGCCTTCATGGCGGAGCGGGCCCGGAAGACTCCCGTGCGCCGTCCCGGCGAGAACACCGGCCCCCAGCTCGGCGAGGCGGTGCAGGAGCGACTCCTGCTGCGCGGTGCCGACAAGGAAACCGTCCAGTGGGACTCGTGGCGTCGTGACGACGGCACCTGGGAGGTCCTGCTCGTGTACCGGGTCGCAGGCGAGCCGCACTCGGCGAGCTGGACGTACGACCCGCCGCGCCGGCTGGTGCAGGCCGTGGACGACGAGGCGCGTTCGCTGATCGGCGAGACGGACGACGTCGCCGCGCCGGAGCCGAGCTTCCCGTTCGTCCCGCGGATCGCGCGGCTGCCGCGTGACCGGCCGCTGGACCGTGCCCTCGACCGTCAGATGGAACGGCCCGCTCCGCCACCCCCGCCCGAGCCGGACGACCACGTCGTCAGCGCCTCGGCCAGTGAGCGCGACTCGCTGACCAGCCTGCTGGAGGCGGTGCCGAGCTTCCGTGGCGACATGGTGGTGCCGGAGCGGCCCACGCCGCCCGAGCCACCGACGACCACTCCTGCCGCACAGGAGCCGGAGGTCGACGAGCCGCCGGCTGCGGCGGCTTCCGCAGGGGCCGGTTCCGCCTATGCGGATGTGCTGATGCCGCGAGCGGTGGCCGGCCACCGCGACCGGCTGACCGGCACGACGGACCGCCAGGCAGAGGCGGACGGCGTCCGTCCGGGCCGCCGGGCCGCGGTGCCGAGCTGGGACGAGATCGTCTTCGGCACCCGCCGCAAGAAGCAGGACTGA
- a CDS encoding inositol monophosphatase family protein: protein MTDPVLSELLGLAREAARRAGALLRDGRPADLGVAATKSSPIDVVTEMDIAAEKLITGFLAEHRPQDGFLGEEGSSSAGSSGIRWVIDPLDGTVNYLYGLPTWAVSIAAERDGERVVGVVEAPMRGETYFAVLGGGAYANGGAYGEGAALRSRPAPPLDQALVSTGFNYVTDVRRHQADVVQHLIPKLRDIRRGGSAAIDLCDVAAGRLDGYYERGLHPWDLAAGDLIAREAGARTGGRPGLTADGELTLAASPGVFEPLQALLEELGAWHD, encoded by the coding sequence GTGACCGACCCCGTCCTGTCCGAACTGCTCGGCCTCGCACGGGAGGCCGCCCGGCGCGCCGGTGCGCTGCTGCGCGACGGCCGCCCTGCCGATCTGGGTGTGGCCGCGACGAAGTCGAGCCCCATCGATGTCGTCACCGAGATGGACATCGCGGCCGAGAAGCTGATCACCGGCTTCCTCGCCGAGCACCGTCCCCAGGACGGCTTCCTCGGCGAGGAGGGCTCCAGCTCCGCGGGCAGCAGCGGCATCCGCTGGGTCATCGACCCGCTCGACGGCACGGTGAACTACCTCTACGGACTGCCGACATGGGCCGTCTCCATCGCCGCCGAGCGGGACGGCGAGCGGGTCGTGGGCGTGGTGGAGGCCCCGATGCGCGGCGAGACGTACTTCGCGGTCCTCGGCGGCGGTGCGTACGCAAACGGCGGGGCGTACGGGGAGGGTGCCGCGCTGCGCAGCCGTCCCGCACCGCCGCTCGATCAGGCGCTGGTCTCCACCGGCTTCAACTACGTCACCGACGTCCGCAGGCATCAGGCGGATGTTGTCCAGCATCTGATCCCGAAGCTGCGCGACATCCGGCGTGGCGGCTCGGCCGCCATCGATCTCTGCGACGTCGCCGCCGGCCGGCTGGACGGCTACTACGAGCGCGGCCTCCATCCCTGGGACCTCGCGGCCGGCGACCTGATCGCCCGGGAGGCGGGAGCCCGCACCGGCGGGCGGCCCGGGCTGACCGCCGACGGCGAGCTGACACTGGCCGCCTCGCCGGGAGTCTTCGAGCCGCTGCAGGCACTGCTGGAGGAGCTGGGCGCCTGGCACGACTGA
- a CDS encoding SRPBCC domain-containing protein: MTGAEPSVIHCDQFIAHPPAAVWRALTDPELHARWWAAGDVRPVVGHRFTLDMGPWGQQACEVLAVEPERLLRYSFAPDSLDTTITWRLEAEGTGTRLFLEHAGFDLDSPLGKTAFHGMGEGWPGLLQRIEPALAAGDR, from the coding sequence ATGACCGGAGCAGAGCCGTCCGTCATTCATTGCGATCAATTCATCGCCCATCCGCCGGCGGCGGTCTGGCGGGCGCTGACCGACCCCGAACTGCACGCGCGGTGGTGGGCCGCCGGTGATGTGCGGCCGGTCGTGGGGCACCGCTTCACCCTGGACATGGGCCCCTGGGGACAGCAGGCGTGCGAGGTGCTCGCCGTCGAGCCGGAGCGCCTCCTGCGCTACAGCTTTGCCCCCGATTCGCTGGACACCACGATCACCTGGCGGCTTGAAGCCGAGGGGACGGGTACCCGGCTGTTCCTGGAACACGCCGGGTTCGACCTCGACTCGCCTCTGGGCAAGACGGCGTTCCACGGCATGGGCGAAGGGTGGCCGGGCCTCCTGCAGCGCATCGAACCGGCGCTCGCCGCCGGGGACCGGTAA
- a CDS encoding VOC family protein, which produces MTEAAARRTPGTPCWVSLIVHGLCTTQEFYADLFGWEFVPGPDQLGPYVRALIDGKEVAGIGQLPPDRHLPVAWTTYLATDDADVTAETIRSCGGTVGVGPLDAAEAGRMAIVSDPSGAVFGIWQAAAHIGTALAGAPGTPVWNELVTSETSTVAKFYQAVFGFEPEAVVSADFDYQTLHLHGRPVASLHGVGRALPRDRGPHWMTYFEVADTDEAAARVVDLGGHVLQPPREGSSGRVATVADPEGAVFTIVRSADR; this is translated from the coding sequence ATGACCGAGGCTGCCGCCCGGCGCACACCCGGAACACCTTGCTGGGTGAGCTTGATCGTGCACGGTCTGTGTACGACACAGGAGTTCTACGCCGACCTGTTCGGCTGGGAGTTCGTGCCCGGCCCGGACCAGCTGGGCCCCTACGTCCGCGCGCTGATCGACGGGAAGGAGGTCGCGGGCATCGGACAGCTGCCGCCCGACCGGCACCTGCCGGTCGCCTGGACGACCTACCTGGCCACCGACGACGCCGACGTGACGGCGGAGACGATCCGCTCCTGCGGCGGGACTGTCGGCGTCGGGCCGCTGGACGCGGCCGAAGCGGGCCGTATGGCCATCGTCTCCGACCCGAGCGGCGCCGTTTTCGGGATCTGGCAAGCCGCGGCGCACATCGGTACGGCACTCGCGGGGGCTCCTGGAACCCCGGTCTGGAACGAGCTGGTGACGAGCGAGACCTCGACGGTCGCCAAGTTCTACCAGGCGGTCTTCGGATTCGAGCCGGAAGCGGTCGTCTCGGCGGACTTCGACTACCAGACGCTGCATCTGCACGGCCGCCCGGTGGCCTCGCTGCACGGGGTCGGCCGCGCGCTGCCCCGCGACCGGGGCCCGCACTGGATGACGTACTTCGAGGTCGCCGACACCGACGAGGCCGCCGCGCGGGTGGTGGACCTCGGCGGGCATGTGCTGCAGCCGCCGCGGGAGGGATCGAGCGGGCGCGTGGCGACGGTCGCGGACCCGGAGGGCGCGGTCTTCACGATCGTACGGTCGGCGGATCGCTGA
- a CDS encoding D-arabinono-1,4-lactone oxidase codes for MTDTYARTTTSAWRNWAGNVTARPARTASPASVDELVQTLRSASEDGLKVKPVGTGHSFTATAATDGLLIRPDLLTGIREIDRKAMTVTVEAGTPLKRLNTALAREGLSLTNMGDIMEQTVAGATSTGTHGTGRDSASISAQIRALELVTADGTVLACSEKENADIFAVARIGLGALGVITAITFAVEPVFLLTAREEPMAFDQVTTDFDQLVAENEHFEFYWFPHTGNCNTKRNNRSAGPAAPPGKVSGWIEDELLSNGIFQVACSLGRAVPAAIPSIAKLSSRALSARTYTDIPYKVFTSPRRVRFVEMEYALPREAAVDALRELKAMVDRSPLRISFPVEVRTAPADDIALSTASGRESAYIAVHLYRGTPYQAYFTAVERIMTAHGGRPHWGKVNTRDAEYLAGVYPRFGEFTAVRDRLDPDRLFGNDYLRRVLGD; via the coding sequence ATGACCGACACCTACGCACGGACGACGACGAGCGCGTGGCGTAACTGGGCGGGCAACGTCACCGCCCGTCCGGCACGGACGGCCTCCCCCGCATCCGTCGACGAGCTGGTGCAGACACTGCGAAGTGCCTCCGAGGACGGTCTGAAGGTGAAGCCGGTCGGCACCGGCCACTCGTTCACCGCGACCGCGGCCACCGACGGACTCCTGATCCGCCCCGACCTGCTCACCGGCATCCGGGAGATCGACCGCAAGGCGATGACGGTGACCGTCGAGGCAGGCACCCCGCTGAAGCGGCTGAACACCGCGCTCGCCCGGGAGGGCCTGTCGCTCACCAACATGGGCGACATCATGGAACAGACGGTCGCCGGGGCCACCTCGACCGGCACCCATGGAACCGGCCGCGACTCGGCGTCCATATCGGCCCAGATCCGCGCCCTGGAACTGGTCACGGCGGACGGCACGGTACTGGCCTGCTCCGAGAAGGAGAACGCCGACATCTTCGCCGTCGCCCGGATCGGGCTCGGCGCCCTGGGCGTCATCACGGCGATCACCTTCGCCGTGGAGCCGGTCTTCCTGCTGACGGCTCGTGAGGAGCCGATGGCCTTCGACCAGGTCACGACCGACTTCGATCAGCTGGTAGCCGAGAACGAACACTTCGAGTTCTACTGGTTCCCGCACACCGGCAACTGCAACACCAAGCGCAACAACCGCAGCGCGGGCCCCGCCGCTCCGCCCGGCAAGGTCAGCGGCTGGATCGAGGACGAGCTCCTCTCCAACGGGATCTTCCAGGTGGCCTGTTCGCTCGGCCGGGCGGTTCCCGCAGCCATCCCGTCGATCGCCAAGCTCTCCAGCCGCGCCCTGTCGGCCCGTACGTACACCGACATCCCGTACAAGGTCTTCACCAGCCCGCGCCGGGTCCGCTTCGTGGAGATGGAGTACGCCCTTCCGCGCGAGGCCGCCGTCGACGCGCTGCGCGAGCTGAAGGCGATGGTCGACCGTTCCCCGCTGCGGATCAGCTTCCCGGTGGAGGTACGCACGGCCCCCGCCGACGACATCGCGCTCTCCACGGCCTCGGGCCGGGAGAGCGCGTACATCGCCGTCCATCTCTACAGGGGCACGCCCTACCAGGCGTACTTCACCGCGGTCGAGCGGATCATGACCGCCCATGGCGGCCGCCCGCACTGGGGCAAGGTCAACACCCGCGATGCCGAGTACCTGGCCGGCGTGTATCCGCGGTTCGGCGAGTTCACCGCCGTACGCGACCGGCTGGACCCCGACCGGCTGTTCGGCAACGACTATCTGCGCCGGGTCCTGGGCGACTGA
- a CDS encoding helix-turn-helix transcriptional regulator, translating into MVGMAAADVFSALASPVRRTLLEALREGPRAAGDLAGAFELSRPAVSEHLAVLRGAGLVREEPRGRYRYYHLEAAPLAEAVEWLHPFERYWRARMGALSDLIDEENR; encoded by the coding sequence ATGGTGGGCATGGCGGCAGCAGATGTGTTCAGCGCTCTGGCCAGCCCGGTGCGACGCACGCTCCTGGAGGCTCTCCGTGAGGGCCCGCGCGCGGCGGGAGATCTCGCCGGCGCGTTCGAGCTGAGCAGGCCCGCGGTCTCCGAGCACCTGGCGGTGCTCAGAGGTGCGGGGCTGGTGCGTGAGGAACCGCGGGGGCGGTACCGCTACTACCACCTGGAAGCAGCCCCACTGGCCGAGGCCGTCGAGTGGCTGCATCCCTTCGAACGCTACTGGCGGGCCCGGATGGGCGCGCTCAGCGACCTGATCGACGAGGAGAACCGATGA
- a CDS encoding ferrochelatase: protein MSDLCAPAPYDALLLLSFGGPEGPDDVVPFLANVTRGRGIPEERLKEVGKHYFLFGGVSPINAQNRALLDALRKDFAEHGLDLPVYWGNRNWAPYLTDTLREMVADGHRRIAVLATSAYASYSGCRQYRENLAESLAALEAEGLPVPRVDKLRHYFNHPGFVRPMVDGVLKSLADLPEDVRAGAHLAFTTHSIPTSAADTSGPEETHGDGGAYVAEHLDVAQLIVAAVREETGTDHPWRLVYQSRSGAPHIPWLEPDICDHLETLHGEGVPAVVMAPIGFVSDHMEVLYDLDTEATAKAAELGLPVRRSATVGADPRFAAAVRELVLERAATEQGRPVDRCALGALGPSHDLCPVGCCPARALKPAAAGADSPYA from the coding sequence ATGTCCGATCTGTGCGCTCCCGCTCCCTACGACGCCCTGCTGCTGCTCTCCTTCGGCGGACCCGAGGGTCCGGACGACGTGGTCCCGTTCCTGGCGAACGTGACGCGCGGCCGCGGCATCCCCGAGGAGCGGCTCAAGGAGGTCGGCAAGCACTACTTCCTGTTCGGCGGCGTCAGCCCGATCAACGCGCAGAACAGGGCCCTGCTGGACGCCCTGCGCAAGGACTTCGCGGAACACGGACTCGATCTGCCGGTGTACTGGGGCAACCGGAACTGGGCCCCGTACCTCACCGACACCCTGCGCGAGATGGTCGCGGACGGGCACCGCCGTATCGCGGTCCTCGCCACCAGCGCCTACGCCTCGTACTCCGGATGCCGTCAGTACCGCGAGAACCTCGCCGAGTCGCTGGCCGCCCTGGAGGCCGAAGGGCTGCCGGTGCCACGCGTCGACAAGCTCCGGCACTACTTCAACCACCCCGGCTTCGTACGGCCCATGGTGGACGGCGTCCTGAAGTCGCTGGCCGATCTTCCCGAGGACGTCAGGGCCGGGGCCCACCTCGCCTTCACCACGCACTCCATCCCCACCTCCGCCGCGGACACCTCCGGCCCCGAGGAGACGCACGGCGACGGTGGCGCCTATGTGGCCGAGCATCTCGACGTCGCACAGCTGATCGTCGCCGCGGTCCGCGAGGAGACCGGCACCGACCACCCGTGGCGGCTCGTCTACCAGTCGCGCAGCGGTGCCCCGCACATCCCGTGGCTGGAGCCCGACATCTGCGACCACCTGGAGACGCTCCACGGGGAGGGCGTGCCCGCGGTCGTGATGGCCCCCATCGGCTTCGTCTCGGACCACATGGAAGTCCTGTACGACCTCGACACCGAGGCCACCGCGAAGGCCGCCGAGCTAGGCCTGCCGGTCCGCCGGTCCGCGACGGTCGGCGCCGACCCGCGGTTCGCCGCGGCCGTGCGCGAGCTGGTGCTGGAGCGCGCCGCCACCGAGCAGGGACGCCCGGTGGACCGGTGCGCGCTCGGGGCGCTCGGCCCGAGCCACGACCTCTGTCCCGTCGGCTGCTGCCCGGCGCGTGCCCTCAAGCCCGCCGCCGCGGGCGCCGACAGTCCCTACGCCTAG
- a CDS encoding DUF5998 family protein, with translation MAKTGTTTQGLRAAIERSGYYPALVAEAVEAAVGGEPVASYLVHQETTFDSSEVRRHVTVLVLTDNRFIVSHTDEQNADTSSPSPYATTSTESVKLDRISSVVVSRVVANPEKYVPGTLPREVVLTIGWGAVSRIDLEPAACGDPNCEADHGYTGSSTADDLSLRVSEAGDGPDTVRQTLAFAQSLSEATAAAATATAATGR, from the coding sequence ATGGCGAAGACCGGTACGACGACCCAGGGGCTGCGCGCGGCGATCGAGCGCAGCGGCTACTACCCGGCCCTTGTGGCCGAGGCGGTGGAGGCCGCCGTCGGCGGTGAGCCGGTCGCGTCGTACCTGGTGCACCAGGAGACCACTTTCGACTCCAGCGAGGTGCGCAGGCACGTCACGGTCCTGGTTCTGACCGACAACCGTTTCATCGTCAGCCACACGGACGAGCAGAACGCCGACACCAGCTCCCCGTCGCCGTACGCCACCACCTCCACCGAGTCGGTCAAGCTCGACCGGATCTCGTCGGTCGTCGTCAGCCGTGTCGTGGCCAACCCCGAGAAGTACGTGCCGGGGACGCTGCCCCGTGAGGTCGTTCTCACCATCGGCTGGGGTGCGGTCTCCCGGATCGACCTGGAGCCCGCCGCCTGCGGCGACCCCAACTGCGAGGCGGACCACGGCTACACCGGCAGCTCCACCGCCGACGACCTGAGTCTGCGCGTCAGCGAGGCCGGCGACGGCCCCGACACGGTGCGCCAGACGCTCGCCTTCGCCCAGTCGCTCTCCGAGGCGACGGCCGCGGCTGCGACCGCGACCGCGGCGACCGGCCGCTGA
- a CDS encoding sulfurtransferase yields the protein MKPIISASECVSESAGPRPPVLLDVRWQLGGPHGLPDYEAGHIPGAVFVDLDAELAGPAGSGGRHPLPDPEEFGAAMRRAGVSRGTPVVVYDGGQGWAAARAWWLLRWTGHPDVRVLDGGLAAWEGELSTETPTPAEGDFRPVPGALPLLDADGAAATARSGLLLDARAAERYRGDVEPIDRVGGHIPGAISAPTSENAGADGRFLPAEVLTARFKELGTDGAPEVGVYCGSGVSGAHEVLALAVAGIPAALYAGSWSEWSADESRPVAKGPDPQ from the coding sequence ATGAAGCCCATCATCTCCGCATCCGAATGCGTGAGCGAATCGGCGGGGCCGCGTCCGCCGGTGCTCCTGGACGTACGTTGGCAACTCGGCGGTCCGCACGGCCTCCCCGACTACGAGGCCGGGCACATCCCGGGCGCGGTCTTCGTCGATCTGGACGCGGAACTTGCCGGTCCTGCAGGCAGCGGCGGCCGTCATCCGCTGCCGGACCCGGAGGAATTCGGCGCAGCGATGCGCCGCGCAGGCGTCAGCCGGGGCACTCCCGTGGTGGTCTACGACGGCGGTCAGGGCTGGGCCGCCGCGCGCGCCTGGTGGTTGCTGCGCTGGACGGGGCACCCGGACGTCCGCGTACTGGACGGCGGTCTCGCCGCATGGGAGGGCGAGCTCTCCACCGAGACGCCCACCCCCGCCGAGGGCGACTTCAGGCCCGTGCCGGGGGCGCTGCCCCTGCTGGACGCCGACGGCGCCGCGGCAACGGCCCGCTCCGGCCTGCTGCTCGACGCCCGGGCCGCGGAGCGCTACCGAGGCGATGTGGAGCCGATCGACCGGGTCGGTGGTCATATCCCGGGCGCGATCTCGGCCCCGACCTCCGAGAACGCCGGCGCCGACGGGCGGTTCCTGCCGGCAGAGGTGCTGACCGCCCGATTCAAGGAGCTCGGCACGGACGGCGCGCCGGAGGTCGGTGTCTACTGCGGCTCCGGCGTCTCCGGCGCGCACGAGGTGCTGGCCCTGGCCGTCGCCGGGATTCCCGCTGCACTGTATGCGGGTTCCTGGTCCGAGTGGTCCGCCGACGAGTCCCGGCCGGTCGCCAAGGGTCCCGATCCGCAGTAG